From Salipiger profundus, a single genomic window includes:
- a CDS encoding sugar ABC transporter ATP-binding protein: MTTAKADRYALRLRKVSKAFGGVQALNAVDFEVRAGEVHCLAGENGCGKSTLIKVVTGVHQPEQAELIELFGEPVDSITPVQARQMGVSVIWQDLALFPHMSVAENIAFDSLVGLRPGLSRTGAMTERARAVLDRLGVTLDLGAPLNDLPIAQRQVVAIARALMNDARLIFMDEPTASLTQSETDRLLDIVRKLSADGVAIVFVSHRLAEVLDIAERVTVVRDGNLVGVYPTEGMSQARLGELMTGHHIEHEVDVRDRPEARPVFEVTGLSRHGEFEDVSLTIREGEVLGLTGLIGAGRTELAHVLMGMRRANAGTMRLEGAAYRPTNIREAIARGMAYVSEDRLSLGLLQKQSIADNTVISALHKLLEPTGLLSERKKDALVRHWIKELGVKIGQPEDAISTLSGGNQQKVVLAKWLATDPRLLILDSPTVGVDVGARAGIFRIVRQLADAGLAILLISDEVTEVMFHSDRILHMADGRIVSEIDPREITVPELEERIYA; the protein is encoded by the coding sequence ATGACAACTGCCAAGGCAGACCGCTACGCCTTGCGCTTGCGGAAGGTCTCCAAGGCCTTCGGCGGCGTGCAGGCGCTCAACGCGGTGGACTTCGAGGTCCGCGCCGGAGAGGTGCATTGCCTCGCCGGCGAGAACGGATGCGGCAAGTCCACGCTGATCAAGGTGGTGACCGGCGTTCACCAGCCCGAACAGGCCGAGCTGATCGAGCTGTTCGGCGAACCCGTCGACAGCATCACCCCCGTTCAGGCCCGCCAGATGGGCGTTTCCGTGATCTGGCAGGACCTTGCGCTGTTTCCCCACATGAGCGTGGCCGAGAACATCGCCTTCGACAGTCTCGTCGGGCTGCGCCCCGGGCTTTCGCGCACCGGCGCGATGACCGAGCGGGCGCGGGCCGTGCTCGACCGGCTGGGCGTGACGCTCGACCTCGGCGCGCCGCTCAACGATCTTCCCATCGCGCAGCGGCAGGTGGTCGCCATCGCGCGGGCGCTTATGAACGATGCGCGGCTGATCTTCATGGACGAGCCGACCGCTTCGCTGACACAGTCCGAGACCGACCGGCTACTCGACATCGTGCGCAAGCTCTCGGCGGACGGCGTGGCCATCGTCTTCGTCAGTCACCGTCTGGCCGAGGTGCTCGACATCGCCGAGCGTGTCACGGTCGTCCGCGACGGCAACCTCGTCGGCGTCTACCCCACCGAGGGCATGAGCCAGGCCCGCTTGGGCGAGCTGATGACCGGCCACCACATCGAGCACGAGGTCGACGTTCGCGACCGGCCCGAGGCCCGCCCGGTGTTCGAGGTCACGGGCCTGTCGCGCCATGGCGAGTTCGAGGACGTCTCGCTGACCATCCGCGAGGGCGAGGTGCTGGGGCTCACGGGCCTCATCGGTGCCGGCCGCACCGAGCTTGCCCATGTGCTGATGGGCATGCGCCGCGCGAACGCCGGCACCATGCGGCTCGAGGGCGCGGCCTACCGTCCGACCAACATCCGCGAGGCCATCGCGCGCGGCATGGCCTACGTCTCCGAGGACCGCCTGTCGCTGGGTCTGCTGCAGAAGCAGTCCATCGCCGACAACACCGTGATTTCCGCGCTGCACAAGCTGCTGGAGCCCACTGGCCTGCTCTCAGAGCGGAAGAAGGACGCGCTCGTCCGTCACTGGATCAAGGAGCTGGGCGTGAAGATCGGCCAGCCCGAGGATGCCATCTCGACCCTGTCGGGGGGCAACCAGCAGAAGGTCGTGCTGGCGAAATGGCTCGCCACCGATCCGAGGCTGCTGATCCTCGACAGCCCGACCGTTGGCGTCGACGTCGGCGCTCGGGCGGGGATCTTCCGCATCGTGCGGCAGCTGGCCGACGCCGGGCTCGCGATCCTGCTGATCTCGGACGAGGTGACCGAGGTGATGTTCCACTCGGACCGCATCCTGCACATGGCCGACGGGCGCATCGTCTCGGAAATCGACCCGCGCGAGATCACCGTGCCCGAGCTCGAGGAGCGAATCTATGCGTAA
- a CDS encoding DUF4186 family protein: MEMLFERLARSRFRSRFRLGMKERDYLDTKGRAVIESHATDFVRQRLAPAQPKNDGRQTPMRGHPAFVAQHATATCCRSCLAKWGTGCPPGAP, translated from the coding sequence ATGGAGATGCTGTTCGAACGCCTTGCCCGCTCGCGCTTCCGGTCGCGGTTCCGCCTGGGCATGAAAGAACGGGATTATCTCGACACGAAGGGCCGGGCGGTCATCGAATCGCATGCCACGGATTTCGTCCGCCAGCGGCTCGCGCCCGCGCAGCCGAAAAACGACGGGCGCCAGACGCCCATGCGAGGGCACCCGGCCTTTGTCGCGCAGCATGCCACGGCCACCTGTTGCCGGTCCTGCCTTGCCAAGTGGGGCACGGGCTGCCCGCCGGGCGCGCCCTGA
- a CDS encoding substrate-binding domain-containing protein, giving the protein MKFKGLISAIALAAGLASAAHAETSIGVVVKIGGIPWFNAMEDGIERRAEELGVEAEMIGPVSADPALQVQAIEDLIAKGVDVIGVVPNDEAALEPVLKKARDAGIKVISHEGPGLENVDWNFELASAEGFGEAHAQLLSEKIGDEGGKYAVYVGSLTVPLHNAWADAAIAWMQENRPDLEMVGDRYGVAENVDDSRSTALDLIAANPDLKGFLAFGSQGPIGAGRAVEERRKTGEIFVLGPFSPGQGRKMIHNDVLSGGFMWNPAQAGEVFVSLGKMLADGEEITAGTEIPGLGTVEPDVEGHDIITDNLLEINESTVDELADMGL; this is encoded by the coding sequence ATGAAGTTCAAGGGTTTGATCAGCGCGATTGCGCTTGCCGCGGGGCTTGCCTCGGCGGCCCACGCCGAGACCAGCATCGGTGTCGTGGTGAAGATCGGCGGCATTCCGTGGTTCAACGCGATGGAAGACGGCATCGAGCGCCGCGCCGAGGAGCTTGGCGTCGAGGCCGAGATGATCGGCCCCGTCTCCGCCGACCCCGCGCTGCAGGTGCAGGCCATCGAAGACCTGATCGCCAAGGGCGTTGACGTCATCGGCGTGGTGCCCAACGACGAAGCCGCGCTCGAGCCGGTCCTGAAGAAGGCCCGTGACGCCGGCATCAAGGTGATCTCGCACGAGGGCCCCGGCCTCGAGAACGTCGACTGGAACTTCGAGCTGGCCTCGGCCGAGGGCTTCGGAGAGGCGCATGCGCAGCTGCTGTCGGAGAAGATCGGCGACGAGGGCGGCAAGTACGCGGTCTACGTCGGCTCGCTCACCGTGCCGCTGCACAACGCCTGGGCCGATGCCGCCATCGCGTGGATGCAGGAGAACCGCCCCGACCTCGAGATGGTCGGCGACCGCTACGGCGTGGCCGAGAACGTCGACGACAGCCGCTCGACGGCGCTTGACCTGATCGCCGCGAACCCGGACCTCAAGGGCTTCCTCGCCTTCGGCAGCCAGGGCCCCATCGGCGCGGGCCGCGCGGTCGAAGAGCGCCGCAAGACCGGCGAGATCTTCGTGCTCGGACCGTTCTCGCCCGGTCAGGGACGCAAGATGATCCACAACGACGTGCTCTCGGGCGGGTTCATGTGGAACCCGGCACAGGCCGGCGAGGTCTTCGTCTCGCTCGGCAAGATGCTGGCTGACGGCGAAGAGATCACCGCCGGCACCGAGATCCCCGGTCTCGGCACGGTCGAGCCCGACGTCGAGGGTCACGACATCATCACGGACAACCTGCTCGAGATCAACGAGTCGACCGTGGACGAACTGGCCGACATGGGTCTCTGA
- a CDS encoding restriction endonuclease, with the protein MKKDHEPALGLITVAALGAAGYAFYTLDTFTAAAIALPAIVVTYLVVLFAAARLFGLTLSAGKKRELARYVRTHSGALSKNLRLAVRKNDYGRIEADEREECVREFLDSIELSFNPWRVEAAAIDFVLAEIERVEADARAGGFDADGYPSDPAEFEHWCAEQLRRFGWEADVTKRGYDQGIDIVARRGALVVGLQVKRYNSPVGNKAIQEAVAGRSHYGLAAAGVLATAGFTPSARRLAASTQTVLLSPYDLPHMDRAFGLETVPEAWAG; encoded by the coding sequence ATGAAAAAAGACCACGAGCCCGCGTTGGGCCTCATCACGGTCGCCGCGCTGGGGGCGGCGGGCTACGCCTTCTACACTCTCGATACGTTCACCGCCGCGGCCATTGCCCTTCCGGCGATCGTCGTGACCTACCTTGTCGTCCTGTTCGCGGCGGCACGGCTCTTCGGGCTCACGCTGTCGGCCGGCAAGAAGCGCGAGCTTGCGCGATACGTGCGCACCCACTCGGGCGCGCTGTCGAAGAATCTCCGGCTTGCGGTGCGCAAGAACGACTATGGCCGGATCGAGGCGGACGAGCGCGAGGAGTGCGTGCGCGAGTTCCTCGACAGCATCGAGCTGTCGTTCAATCCGTGGCGTGTCGAGGCGGCGGCCATCGACTTCGTGCTCGCCGAGATCGAGCGGGTCGAGGCCGATGCCCGCGCGGGCGGGTTCGACGCCGATGGCTACCCGTCGGACCCGGCGGAATTCGAGCATTGGTGTGCCGAGCAGCTGCGCCGCTTCGGCTGGGAGGCCGATGTCACCAAACGCGGCTACGACCAGGGCATCGACATCGTCGCCCGGCGCGGCGCGCTGGTCGTGGGGCTGCAGGTCAAGCGCTACAATTCGCCCGTCGGAAACAAGGCCATCCAGGAAGCCGTCGCCGGTCGCAGCCACTACGGTCTTGCAGCGGCGGGGGTGCTGGCCACGGCGGGATTTACCCCAAGCGCGCGCCGGCTGGCCGCGAGCACGCAGACGGTGCTGCTCAGCCCCTACGACCTGCCGCACATGGACCGCGCCTTCGGGCTCGAGACCGTGCCCGAGGCCTGGGCCGGCTGA
- a CDS encoding ABC transporter permease yields MTPSNTTAKPKARAEARQPGGLKRLVGGENAGLLILLALLVAAFSIASPRFLTGANLGSMGFQMPLLGLLTLAMLAPIVSGGLNLAIVYTANISGLTLAWTFMQLGGADAGIMALILGTVAALAVGAASGAVMGAVVAYVGAHPILVSLAMMIFLRGLGEFLTRGGDISGFPDYMRTLGHGSLMGLPVPLIIFALVALGWHILLRRTPHGFSVYMTGSNIKAAEYAGLHTKRTLVLIYALSGVLCAVAGILMAARFNSVRVGHGEAMLLITVLACFLGGIDPFGGHGRVMPVIISLVILQVLSSGLNLVGANQHLSTAVWGLFLIAVMMMRSRQAAQLYRFILRKDT; encoded by the coding sequence ATGACCCCGTCCAACACGACCGCCAAGCCCAAGGCGCGGGCCGAGGCCCGGCAGCCGGGCGGACTGAAGCGCCTGGTCGGCGGCGAGAACGCCGGTCTGCTCATCCTGCTCGCTCTGCTCGTTGCGGCCTTCTCGATCGCCTCGCCGCGGTTCCTGACCGGCGCGAACCTCGGCTCCATGGGGTTCCAGATGCCGCTGCTGGGCCTGCTCACGCTGGCGATGCTGGCACCCATCGTCTCGGGCGGGCTGAACCTCGCTATCGTCTACACCGCCAACATCAGCGGCCTGACGCTTGCCTGGACCTTCATGCAGCTCGGCGGTGCCGACGCGGGGATCATGGCGCTGATCCTCGGGACCGTCGCGGCGCTGGCGGTGGGGGCCGCCTCGGGCGCGGTGATGGGCGCCGTCGTCGCCTATGTCGGCGCGCACCCGATCCTCGTGTCGCTGGCGATGATGATCTTCCTGCGCGGTCTGGGCGAGTTCCTGACCCGCGGCGGCGACATCTCGGGCTTTCCCGACTACATGCGCACGCTCGGCCACGGCAGCCTGATGGGCCTGCCCGTCCCGCTGATCATCTTCGCGCTGGTGGCGCTCGGTTGGCACATCCTGCTGCGCCGCACGCCGCACGGGTTCTCGGTCTACATGACCGGATCGAACATCAAGGCGGCGGAATACGCGGGCCTGCATACCAAGCGCACGCTGGTGCTGATCTATGCCCTGTCGGGAGTGCTCTGCGCCGTTGCCGGCATCCTGATGGCGGCGCGCTTCAACTCGGTCCGCGTGGGCCACGGCGAGGCGATGCTGCTGATCACCGTGCTGGCCTGCTTCCTCGGCGGGATCGACCCCTTCGGCGGGCACGGCCGGGTGATGCCGGTCATCATCTCGCTGGTCATCCTGCAGGTGCTGTCCTCGGGGCTGAACCTCGTGGGGGCGAACCAGCACCTCTCGACGGCCGTCTGGGGCCTCTTCCTGATCGCGGTCATGATGATGCGCTCGCGCCAGGCCGCACAACTCTACCGATTTATCCTCAGAAAGGACACATGA
- a CDS encoding sugar phosphate isomerase/epimerase family protein: MEGFGVHTSMWTMNWDREGAERAVAGALEYGVDFIEIPMLRPSEIDTAHTAALLEKSGLRAICSLGLPEQYWASVNPEGAIEYLQLAIDKTKACGAEALSGVTFGGIGQRTGTTPTQGEYDNIAKVLDASSRYAKSVDLLFGIEPVNRYENHLINTGWQARDMIERVGSDNIFIHLDTYHMNIEEKGAGNGILDARDYLKYIHLSESDRGTPGEGTCDWDEIFATLKAIDFKGGLAMESFINMPPEVGFGLAVWRPVAESHDEVMSKGLPFLRNKAAQYRLI; encoded by the coding sequence ATGGAAGGTTTTGGCGTTCATACGAGCATGTGGACGATGAACTGGGACCGCGAGGGCGCCGAGCGCGCCGTTGCAGGCGCCCTTGAATACGGCGTCGACTTCATCGAGATCCCGATGCTGCGTCCGTCCGAGATCGACACCGCCCACACTGCCGCGCTGCTCGAGAAGAGCGGCCTGCGCGCGATCTGCTCGCTCGGCCTGCCCGAGCAGTACTGGGCCTCGGTCAATCCTGAGGGCGCGATCGAGTACCTGCAACTGGCGATCGACAAGACCAAGGCCTGCGGCGCCGAGGCGCTTTCGGGCGTCACCTTCGGCGGCATCGGCCAGCGCACCGGGACGACCCCGACGCAGGGCGAATACGACAATATCGCCAAGGTGCTGGACGCGTCCTCGCGCTACGCGAAATCCGTCGACCTTCTCTTCGGGATCGAGCCGGTCAACCGCTACGAGAACCACCTCATCAACACCGGCTGGCAGGCGCGCGACATGATCGAGCGCGTCGGCTCGGACAACATCTTCATCCACCTCGACACCTACCACATGAACATCGAGGAAAAGGGCGCCGGCAACGGCATTCTCGATGCCCGCGACTACCTGAAGTACATCCACCTGAGCGAGAGCGACCGGGGCACCCCCGGCGAAGGCACTTGCGATTGGGACGAGATCTTTGCCACCCTGAAGGCCATCGACTTCAAGGGAGGGCTCGCCATGGAGAGCTTCATCAACATGCCGCCCGAGGTGGGCTTCGGGCTGGCCGTGTGGCGCCCGGTGGCGGAAAGCCACGACGAGGTGATGTCGAAGGGCCTGCCGTTCCTGCGCAACAAGGCCGCGCAGTATCGGCTGATCTGA
- a CDS encoding glycosyltransferase family 2 protein, with product MVVVSLTSIPPRFATLGPTLESLLAQRPAPDEVLLCLPRHYRRFPEPVVPPPLPAGVRLVRSEDDPGPVLKLLPALREVGGAGHDLVVCDDDWLYGPGWLAALLGARRPGVAVAGSSFPVRRLKRQGPPIAQGFAGLLLNAGMFDEALFHPPPEAWSVDDVWISGQLARRGVPLVEAPAARRAITPRSALDALQDAALDGLNRAAANRACADWLHDRHGIWPPLERR from the coding sequence ATGGTCGTTGTTTCACTCACCTCGATTCCGCCGCGCTTCGCGACGCTCGGCCCGACGCTCGAGTCGCTGCTGGCGCAGCGCCCGGCGCCGGACGAGGTGCTGCTTTGCCTGCCGCGGCACTATCGCCGCTTTCCGGAGCCGGTCGTTCCGCCGCCGCTGCCCGCCGGGGTGCGCCTTGTCCGATCGGAGGACGACCCCGGGCCGGTGCTGAAGCTCCTTCCGGCGCTGCGCGAGGTCGGAGGCGCCGGCCACGACCTTGTCGTCTGTGACGACGACTGGCTTTACGGGCCGGGCTGGCTGGCGGCGCTGCTCGGGGCGCGCCGGCCGGGTGTCGCCGTGGCGGGATCGTCCTTCCCCGTGCGCCGGCTGAAACGGCAGGGGCCGCCGATCGCGCAAGGCTTCGCGGGGCTTCTGCTGAACGCCGGGATGTTCGACGAGGCGCTCTTCCATCCGCCGCCCGAAGCGTGGTCGGTCGATGACGTCTGGATCTCGGGCCAGCTTGCGCGCCGGGGCGTCCCGCTTGTCGAGGCGCCCGCTGCCCGCCGGGCGATCACGCCACGCTCGGCACTGGATGCGCTGCAGGATGCCGCCCTCGACGGTCTCAATAGAGCCGCGGCCAACCGGGCCTGCGCCGACTGGCTGCACGACCGGCACGGGATCTGGCCGCCGCTGGAACGGCGCTAG
- a CDS encoding LacI family DNA-binding transcriptional regulator, producing the protein MTDKQKRTIYDIAERVGASPSTVSAALNGSWKKRRIKKETAERIIQAARDFGYSANLQARGLRTSNSGLVALLIPDYNRFFSNIAQTFSREVRARGQCPVIVSTDRDPEEEGTTVADLTAYSIDALFVAGAAAPDEISRQCQAARIPHVFVDQPCSLAASVVTDNRNGARILTDEIMASMVPESLAAGEGPYFIGGDRGLPATANRIEGYKAALYARLGAAPEDHILATSYDVGAATLTIADLYAHLGRLPAGLFINSDSVFEGVLRFLATLPEAELQRCAVGCFDYEPFGQLLRFPVHMIRQRHQMLIQRAFALLEAGGPPSVEIVQPELYRAGSR; encoded by the coding sequence ATGACGGACAAGCAGAAAAGAACGATCTACGACATCGCCGAAAGGGTCGGTGCGTCGCCCTCGACGGTCAGTGCCGCGCTCAACGGGTCGTGGAAGAAGCGGCGGATCAAGAAGGAAACCGCCGAGCGGATCATCCAGGCCGCGCGCGATTTCGGCTACTCGGCGAATCTTCAGGCGCGGGGGCTGCGGACCTCGAACTCCGGACTCGTGGCGCTGCTCATTCCCGACTACAACCGCTTCTTCTCGAACATCGCCCAGACGTTCTCGCGCGAGGTCCGCGCGCGGGGGCAATGCCCGGTCATCGTCTCGACCGACCGCGACCCCGAGGAAGAGGGCACTACGGTCGCCGACCTGACCGCCTATTCCATCGACGCGCTGTTCGTCGCCGGTGCCGCTGCGCCCGACGAGATCAGCCGCCAGTGCCAGGCGGCCCGGATCCCGCATGTCTTCGTCGACCAGCCGTGCAGCCTCGCGGCGTCGGTGGTGACCGACAACCGCAACGGCGCGCGCATCCTCACCGACGAGATCATGGCCTCGATGGTTCCCGAAAGCCTTGCCGCGGGGGAGGGGCCCTACTTCATCGGCGGCGACAGGGGCTTGCCTGCGACGGCCAACCGGATCGAGGGCTACAAGGCGGCGCTCTACGCGCGGCTCGGCGCTGCGCCGGAAGACCACATCCTTGCCACGAGCTACGACGTCGGCGCCGCGACCCTCACCATCGCCGATCTCTACGCGCATCTCGGGCGGCTCCCGGCCGGATTGTTCATCAACTCGGACAGCGTTTTCGAGGGGGTGCTGCGCTTTCTCGCGACCTTGCCCGAGGCAGAGTTGCAGCGCTGCGCGGTCGGGTGTTTCGACTACGAGCCTTTCGGACAGCTTCTGCGGTTCCCGGTCCACATGATCCGCCAGCGCCACCAGATGCTCATTCAGCGTGCCTTTGCATTGCTGGAAGCCGGCGGTCCGCCCAGTGTCGAGATCGTCCAGCCCGAGCTCTACCGCGCGGGCAGCCGATGA
- a CDS encoding M24 family metallopeptidase: MRNKLTAFPEQEYRRRLELVRYEMHQQGIDLLYVTNPSNMNWLTGYDGWSFYVHQGVLITFDSDPLWWGRRMDANGALLTVWMPDDHVFGYPDRFIQSSRIHPMQDLSQHIHALGLENGVVGVEKENFYYSAKAHEELTNMLPDAEFRDATNLVNWQRRVKSELEIDFMRRAARISEKIVDGFIERIEPGMAKNDLVSEIYRDAISGADGHWGDYPAIVPMLPSGSDASAPHLTWDGRPFQSGEATFLETAGCYRRYHVPFCRTVFLGEMPDHMKRAEEALLEGLEAGIHWAQAGNRACDIANALAVPLERAGIERGARCGYSVGLSYPPDWGEHTISLRPEDTTELEPGMTFHFMPGLWMDDWGIEITETILIKEDGAAEPLAKRPREVVVKP; encoded by the coding sequence ATGCGCAACAAGCTCACCGCGTTCCCGGAGCAGGAATATCGCCGGAGACTCGAGCTTGTGAGATACGAGATGCACCAACAGGGCATCGACCTTCTCTACGTGACGAACCCGTCGAACATGAACTGGCTGACCGGCTACGATGGCTGGTCGTTCTACGTTCACCAGGGCGTTCTCATCACCTTCGATTCCGATCCGCTCTGGTGGGGCCGCCGGATGGACGCGAACGGCGCGCTGCTGACCGTCTGGATGCCCGACGACCACGTCTTCGGCTACCCCGACCGCTTCATCCAGAGCTCGCGGATCCACCCGATGCAGGACCTGTCGCAGCATATCCATGCGCTCGGGCTGGAAAATGGCGTGGTGGGCGTGGAAAAGGAGAACTTCTACTATTCGGCCAAGGCACATGAAGAGCTGACGAACATGCTCCCCGATGCCGAGTTCCGCGATGCGACCAACCTCGTGAACTGGCAGCGCCGGGTGAAATCCGAGCTCGAGATCGATTTCATGCGCCGCGCGGCGCGGATTTCGGAAAAGATCGTCGACGGCTTCATCGAGCGCATCGAGCCGGGCATGGCCAAGAACGACCTCGTCTCCGAGATCTACCGCGACGCCATCTCGGGGGCCGACGGTCACTGGGGCGACTATCCCGCCATCGTGCCGATGCTGCCGTCGGGCTCGGATGCGAGTGCGCCGCACCTGACATGGGACGGGCGCCCCTTCCAGAGCGGCGAGGCGACCTTTCTCGAGACCGCCGGCTGCTACCGCCGCTACCACGTGCCGTTCTGCCGGACGGTGTTCCTTGGCGAGATGCCCGACCACATGAAGCGGGCCGAAGAGGCGCTGCTCGAAGGGCTCGAGGCCGGCATCCACTGGGCGCAGGCCGGCAACCGGGCCTGTGACATCGCCAACGCGCTGGCGGTGCCGCTCGAGCGCGCCGGGATCGAGCGCGGCGCGCGCTGCGGCTACTCGGTCGGGCTCAGCTACCCGCCGGACTGGGGCGAGCACACCATCAGTCTGCGGCCCGAGGACACCACGGAACTCGAACCGGGGATGACCTTCCACTTTATGCCGGGTCTGTGGATGGACGACTGGGGAATCGAGATTACCGAGACCATCCTCATCAAGGAGGACGGCGCCGCCGAGCCGCTGGCCAAGCGCCCGCGCGAGGTCGTGGTCAAACCGTAG
- a CDS encoding ABC transporter permease has product MRNLFRTHKIEMRLAVVLALLCLFLSVSAPQFATLSNITSLFNNSAVNLIWAVGLLVVLIAGGIDISFAVAASVVQYVAAKLLIGIGGGNWLLGFLFCGSLGILLGLLNAWLIHGFRIISIVVTIATFNAFFGLLMFFTGGRNIYNLPDWWTARIFIFEYENAQGIWSELTLAVAVMIGCVAATWLLLRHTNIGRQLYAFGDNPEGARRAGVNIAAMQGIAFGWSGLMAGIAGLMQVNIVKEVVPNALYGRELDVLAAVVLGGARLGGGRGSILGAVLGVMFVAVTQNGLNLLGISPFAFQMIIGAAILIAISTSNVDLSELFHRRKGGRA; this is encoded by the coding sequence ATGCGTAACCTGTTCCGAACCCACAAGATCGAGATGCGGCTCGCGGTGGTGCTGGCGCTTCTGTGCCTGTTCCTTTCGGTGAGCGCGCCGCAATTCGCCACGCTGAGCAACATCACCTCGCTGTTCAACAACAGCGCCGTGAACCTGATCTGGGCGGTCGGCCTGCTGGTGGTGCTGATCGCCGGCGGCATCGACATCTCCTTCGCCGTCGCGGCCTCGGTGGTGCAATACGTCGCCGCGAAGCTGCTGATCGGCATCGGCGGCGGCAACTGGCTGCTGGGCTTCCTGTTCTGCGGCTCGCTCGGCATCCTGCTGGGACTGCTGAACGCCTGGCTGATCCACGGCTTCCGCATCATCTCGATCGTGGTGACCATTGCCACCTTCAACGCCTTCTTCGGGCTGCTGATGTTCTTCACCGGCGGGCGCAACATCTACAACCTGCCCGACTGGTGGACCGCGCGGATCTTCATCTTCGAGTACGAGAACGCGCAAGGCATCTGGTCCGAGCTGACGCTTGCGGTCGCCGTGATGATCGGCTGTGTCGCCGCGACATGGCTGCTGCTGCGCCATACCAACATCGGCCGGCAGCTCTATGCCTTCGGCGACAACCCCGAGGGCGCCCGCCGCGCTGGTGTCAACATCGCCGCGATGCAGGGCATCGCCTTCGGCTGGAGCGGCCTGATGGCCGGCATCGCGGGCCTCATGCAGGTCAACATCGTGAAGGAAGTCGTCCCCAACGCGCTTTACGGACGCGAGCTCGACGTGCTGGCCGCGGTGGTGCTGGGCGGAGCCCGTCTCGGTGGCGGGCGCGGTTCGATCCTCGGTGCGGTGCTGGGGGTGATGTTCGTCGCGGTCACGCAGAACGGCCTGAACCTGCTCGGCATCTCGCCCTTCGCCTTCCAGATGATCATCGGCGCCGCGATCCTGATCGCGATCTCCACCTCCAACGTCGATCTCTCGGAACTCTTCCACCGCCGGAAAGGAGGCCGCGCATGA
- a CDS encoding nucleoside triphosphate hydrolase: MSRATDLEGLVAESLRLLDQPGRQVLAIAGAPGSGKSTTVEALHTRLEAVRPGESAVLPMDGFHYDDAVLRQMGRLPWKGAPDTFDVGGLRSALTRLRADDEDTVAVPVFDRDLEISRGSARLVPSTVRLILAEGNYLLLDRAPWSALHPLFDLTCMIDVPESVLAERLRARWVGYGLDAEAIRHKLDGNDLPNGATVRGQSIPADLVFAMES, from the coding sequence ATGAGCCGGGCCACCGATCTGGAGGGGCTCGTCGCAGAGTCCCTCCGCCTGCTCGACCAGCCCGGGCGACAGGTTCTGGCCATCGCCGGCGCGCCGGGCTCGGGCAAGAGCACGACCGTCGAAGCGCTGCACACGCGGCTCGAGGCCGTGCGTCCGGGCGAGAGCGCGGTCCTTCCGATGGATGGGTTCCATTACGACGACGCGGTGCTGCGACAGATGGGGCGCCTTCCCTGGAAGGGCGCGCCCGACACCTTCGACGTGGGCGGGCTGCGCTCGGCGCTGACCCGGCTGCGCGCCGACGACGAGGACACGGTGGCGGTGCCGGTCTTCGACCGCGATCTCGAGATCTCGCGCGGCTCCGCGCGGCTCGTGCCCTCGACGGTCCGTCTGATCCTGGCCGAGGGAAACTACCTGCTTCTGGACCGCGCGCCGTGGTCGGCGTTGCATCCACTGTTTGACCTGACCTGCATGATCGACGTGCCCGAAAGCGTGCTGGCCGAACGGCTGCGCGCACGCTGGGTGGGCTACGGTCTCGACGCCGAGGCGATCCGTCACAAGCTCGACGGGAACGATCTGCCGAACGGGGCCACCGTGCGCGGGCAGAGCATTCCGGCAGATCTCGTGTTCGCCATGGAGAGCTAG